From the genome of Devriesea agamarum, one region includes:
- the hemL gene encoding glutamate-1-semialdehyde 2,1-aminomutase has product MSTPSVSADLFERARRVIPSGVNSPVRAFGSVGGTPPFITSAHGAFVTDADGRDYVDLVCSWGPIILGHAHPAVVDAVREAAGKGLSFGAPQPGEVELAELVTGLITPVEKIRMVSSGTEATMSAIRLARGATGRDLIVKFAGCYHGHVDALLAEAGSGVATFAMPGSAGVTAHTTEDVLVLPYHDRDAVREAFARDGQRIAAIITEAAPCNMGVIRPDVQDGIGFNHFLANIAHAHGALLISDEVLTGFRASATGQYGLDGQGWAPDLMTFGKVIGGGMPVGAFGGRADIMDLLAPAGPVYQAGTLSGNPLATAAGLATLRALDASVYARLGDASQRLQEAISEALTSASVPHTVNSTGTLFSVFFRNGDVCDYSDAQQQDTRAYAAFFHSMLEQGIALPPSAYEAWFLSIAHDDSVLDRIVAALPAAARAAGRVAGSSASS; this is encoded by the coding sequence ATGAGCACACCATCTGTCAGCGCTGACTTATTTGAGCGAGCCCGTCGCGTCATCCCGTCGGGAGTGAACTCTCCGGTGCGCGCCTTCGGCTCCGTCGGGGGAACACCGCCGTTCATCACCTCGGCACACGGAGCGTTCGTGACGGACGCGGACGGACGCGACTATGTCGACCTCGTCTGCTCCTGGGGGCCCATCATCTTGGGGCACGCCCATCCAGCCGTGGTCGATGCGGTCCGGGAAGCCGCAGGAAAGGGCCTGTCGTTCGGCGCCCCGCAACCGGGAGAAGTTGAGCTTGCAGAACTGGTGACAGGCCTGATCACCCCGGTGGAGAAAATTCGGATGGTCTCCTCTGGGACCGAAGCCACCATGTCCGCAATCCGTCTCGCCCGCGGCGCCACCGGTCGGGACCTGATCGTAAAATTCGCAGGCTGCTACCACGGCCACGTCGACGCCTTACTCGCCGAAGCGGGCAGCGGCGTGGCGACCTTCGCAATGCCGGGTTCTGCGGGCGTCACTGCGCACACCACCGAAGATGTCCTAGTACTCCCGTACCACGATCGCGATGCTGTGCGCGAAGCCTTCGCTCGCGACGGCCAGCGCATCGCCGCCATCATCACCGAAGCCGCCCCCTGCAATATGGGCGTGATTCGACCCGACGTGCAGGACGGCATCGGGTTTAACCATTTCCTCGCCAACATCGCCCATGCTCACGGTGCCCTTCTGATCAGCGACGAAGTCCTCACCGGCTTCCGGGCCTCCGCCACCGGTCAGTACGGCCTAGATGGCCAAGGGTGGGCACCCGACCTCATGACATTTGGCAAGGTGATCGGCGGTGGCATGCCGGTCGGCGCCTTCGGCGGACGCGCCGACATTATGGATCTGCTGGCCCCGGCTGGACCGGTATATCAAGCCGGAACTCTCTCCGGCAATCCCCTGGCGACCGCCGCGGGCCTCGCCACGCTACGCGCACTTGACGCCTCGGTGTACGCCCGCCTGGGCGATGCTTCCCAGCGCCTGCAAGAAGCCATCTCTGAAGCGCTGACCAGCGCATCGGTTCCTCATACGGTGAATTCAACGGGAACCTTGTTCTCGGTATTCTTCCGAAACGGCGACGTGTGCGACTACTCCGATGCACAACAGCAAGACACCCGCGCCTACGCCGCGTTCTTCCATTCGATGCTGGAGCAGGGTATCGCTCTGCCTCCATCCGCGTACGAAGCCTGGTTCCTTTCTATCGCACACGATGACTCGGTTCTTGACCGCATCGTCGCCGCGTTGCCTGCGGCTGCCCGGGCAGCCGGACGCGTTGCAGGCTCGTCAGCATCGTCCTGA
- the hemC gene encoding hydroxymethylbilane synthase, with protein sequence MSTNPQATAHTGGSLTGGHGDYPRLRVGTRGSLLALAQSEQFAMSLGCPFELVPISTHGDKDRTSALTSIGGTGVFVTAVRQALLDGEVDVVVHSMKDLPTAPPDGIALACVPQREDPSDVLCTRNGESLNDLPGGARVGTGSPRRAAQLLRIRPDLSVHGVRGNIDTRLGLVTGGSFDAIVLAAAGLRRAERTAAIGEVFSPDAMVPAPAQGALAIECRAHDFGSPSSQLPSSDGGYLDGHPLVALTPRLGEGAAWFAQLLRAQDDLASRHATLAERMVLRRLEAGCAAPVAAYAHITAQPCPTLHLRALVISADGSQIVDRSVSGALPEDLSSFSAEKTAAELGIQCADALLEAGADAILKAAAEALHP encoded by the coding sequence ATGAGCACCAATCCGCAGGCGACTGCTCACACCGGGGGGTCGCTGACCGGTGGTCACGGTGACTATCCGCGTCTACGGGTGGGAACCCGCGGGTCTTTGCTCGCGCTCGCGCAGTCAGAACAGTTTGCGATGTCCTTGGGGTGCCCATTTGAGCTGGTTCCGATCAGTACACACGGGGACAAGGACCGCACGAGTGCTCTGACGTCGATCGGTGGCACCGGTGTGTTTGTGACCGCGGTGCGCCAAGCGCTGTTAGATGGCGAGGTCGATGTCGTCGTTCACTCGATGAAAGATCTGCCCACTGCTCCCCCGGACGGTATTGCACTGGCGTGTGTGCCGCAACGCGAAGACCCTTCCGATGTGCTGTGCACCCGCAATGGCGAGTCGCTCAATGACCTTCCTGGCGGGGCTCGAGTGGGAACGGGTTCACCGCGCCGAGCTGCCCAGCTTTTGCGGATCCGACCGGATCTTTCGGTCCACGGGGTGCGCGGCAATATTGATACGCGTCTTGGCTTAGTAACCGGTGGCTCGTTCGATGCAATTGTGTTGGCGGCGGCTGGTTTGCGGAGAGCTGAACGCACCGCGGCTATCGGCGAGGTGTTTTCACCCGATGCGATGGTTCCGGCCCCCGCTCAGGGTGCCTTGGCTATTGAGTGCCGGGCCCACGATTTTGGATCCCCCAGCTCACAGTTGCCAAGTTCGGACGGCGGCTATCTGGACGGGCATCCGCTGGTGGCGCTCACCCCGCGGCTTGGGGAGGGCGCAGCTTGGTTTGCCCAGTTGTTGCGCGCCCAGGATGACCTAGCCAGTCGGCACGCAACGCTTGCTGAGCGTATGGTGCTGCGCCGTCTCGAAGCAGGATGCGCCGCCCCCGTGGCCGCGTACGCCCATATCACCGCTCAGCCGTGCCCGACGCTGCACCTGCGAGCACTGGTGATCTCGGCGGATGGCTCTCAGATTGTCGATAGATCTGTGTCGGGGGCACTACCCGAGGACTTATCGTCTTTTTCGGCTGAAAAGACTGCGGCTGAGTTGGGTATCCAATGCGCCGATGCCCTGCTCGAAGCCGGTGCCGATGCCATCCTCAAGGCCGCGGCAGAGGCCTTGCACCCTTAA
- the folP gene encoding dihydropteroate synthase, translating to MGTASATSPYPLPLPNLTHAIAVMAIVNRTPDSFYDQGKTWALKAAIDAAVKAACTGAQIVDIGGVPFAPGHPLPGDDEADRVEPVVRALRDRDTHVLISVDTFHASVAQRVLAAGADIINDTTGLADPELASVVAEYGASIVLTHSLASPRTPYPRPVYGDIVTEVRDFLETRIQTALAAGISADRIIIDPGPDLNKSTVHTLELLRGLDRIADLGYPMLAALSRKDFIGESLSLPKEDRLIGSLAAASQCVERGARILRVHDVAETLQFTRMIEIMRGWRTPSGPLVHNAS from the coding sequence ATGGGCACTGCCTCCGCTACCTCGCCGTACCCGCTTCCACTACCCAATCTGACACACGCTATTGCGGTGATGGCGATTGTTAACCGTACCCCTGATTCGTTCTACGACCAGGGCAAAACCTGGGCGCTGAAGGCAGCTATCGACGCCGCGGTGAAGGCTGCATGCACCGGCGCCCAGATCGTCGATATCGGCGGGGTTCCCTTTGCGCCAGGGCATCCTCTGCCCGGAGACGACGAAGCAGACCGAGTTGAGCCCGTTGTTCGGGCTTTACGGGACCGGGATACACACGTGCTGATCTCCGTCGATACGTTCCACGCCAGTGTGGCGCAGCGTGTCCTAGCGGCAGGCGCCGACATTATTAATGACACCACCGGGTTGGCCGATCCTGAGCTGGCATCCGTGGTCGCCGAGTATGGGGCCTCCATTGTGCTCACGCACTCCCTAGCGTCTCCCCGCACGCCCTACCCGCGCCCCGTCTACGGCGACATCGTCACCGAGGTGCGGGATTTTCTGGAGACGCGAATCCAAACGGCGTTGGCGGCGGGAATTTCGGCTGATCGGATCATTATTGATCCGGGCCCGGACCTCAATAAGTCCACGGTGCACACGCTTGAGCTTTTACGCGGACTAGATCGGATCGCCGATCTGGGCTACCCCATGTTGGCGGCGCTGTCTCGCAAAGATTTCATCGGCGAAAGCCTCAGCCTGCCCAAGGAGGACCGGCTAATCGGGTCACTTGCCGCTGCCAGCCAGTGTGTCGAACGCGGCGCCCGCATCCTGAGGGTTCATGATGTCGCCGAAACATTGCAGTTCACCAGGATGATCGAAATTATGCGGGGTTGGCGCACCCCCAGCGGCCCGCTCGTGCATAACGCGAGCTAG
- a CDS encoding alanine/glycine:cation symporter family protein codes for MPEDTSFLTHLNDIIVAIDGIVWGPFLLIPLLLGTGIFLTIRLTGLQLRKLIPALRLAFVDRTDEGADDQGEISQFQALTTALAATVGVGNIVGVAGAISIGGPGSLFWMWMTGLFGMVTKYSEAFLAVRFRTKDASGAYSGGPQYYLRQGLTQHFGWKVFPAILSVLFAIFAILASFGIGNTTQGNAVSTNMEGTFGIPVWVTGLVITVLTGIVLIGGIKAIGKVTAAFVPIMIVFYILGATWILIANVSAIPDAIVLIFTEAFSGSAAAGGLFGSAFLLMMQLGVARGLFSNESGLGSAPIAAASARTYHPVRQGLVSMTQTFIDTLVVVTFTGLVLVTTGVWKEDIDKGVMTNHAFSHGLPGEWGGYIVTIGLVMFAFSTILGWSYYGERCVERLMGLRAVYVYRVVFTLMVFVGATVPLDIVWNFADLMNGLMALPNLIGLLLLSGLIARETKFYLDRDPTLRADRATVEEFMGESSASRR; via the coding sequence ATGCCCGAAGACACTTCATTCCTCACCCATCTCAACGACATTATCGTCGCGATTGACGGCATTGTCTGGGGGCCCTTCTTGCTCATCCCCCTGCTGCTCGGAACGGGAATTTTCCTGACCATCCGGCTCACCGGTCTGCAACTGCGCAAGCTGATTCCAGCGCTACGCCTAGCATTCGTCGATCGAACCGACGAAGGTGCTGACGACCAAGGCGAGATTTCGCAATTTCAGGCCCTGACGACCGCGCTGGCAGCCACTGTCGGGGTGGGAAACATTGTCGGTGTGGCCGGGGCGATATCAATCGGCGGCCCCGGATCGCTGTTTTGGATGTGGATGACCGGTCTCTTTGGCATGGTGACAAAGTATTCCGAAGCCTTTTTAGCGGTGCGGTTTAGAACGAAGGATGCCTCCGGTGCATATTCTGGTGGGCCGCAATACTATCTCCGCCAGGGGCTCACTCAGCATTTTGGGTGGAAGGTATTCCCGGCAATTCTGTCGGTGCTGTTCGCGATTTTCGCCATCTTAGCCTCGTTCGGTATCGGTAACACCACACAGGGCAATGCGGTCTCCACCAATATGGAAGGCACGTTCGGGATTCCAGTCTGGGTAACCGGTCTGGTAATCACCGTGTTGACCGGCATTGTTCTGATCGGCGGTATTAAAGCAATCGGTAAAGTGACCGCGGCGTTCGTACCGATCATGATCGTCTTTTATATCCTCGGCGCTACATGGATCCTGATCGCAAATGTCAGCGCTATTCCCGATGCCATTGTCCTCATTTTCACCGAAGCCTTTAGTGGCAGCGCAGCCGCCGGTGGACTTTTTGGTTCAGCCTTCCTGCTCATGATGCAGCTGGGGGTGGCGCGCGGCCTGTTCTCGAACGAATCCGGGCTCGGATCCGCACCCATTGCAGCCGCCTCTGCACGCACCTATCACCCGGTGCGCCAAGGTCTGGTATCTATGACCCAAACCTTCATCGACACCCTGGTCGTGGTGACCTTCACCGGCCTGGTGCTGGTGACCACCGGAGTGTGGAAAGAAGACATTGATAAGGGTGTCATGACCAACCATGCCTTCAGTCACGGTTTGCCCGGTGAATGGGGAGGCTACATCGTGACCATCGGACTGGTTATGTTCGCGTTCTCCACAATCCTCGGGTGGTCCTACTACGGTGAGCGCTGCGTCGAGCGTTTAATGGGGCTGCGCGCCGTGTACGTGTACCGCGTTGTTTTCACACTGATGGTGTTCGTCGGTGCGACGGTTCCCCTGGACATCGTATGGAACTTCGCCGATCTCATGAACGGCCTGATGGCGCTGCCCAACCTGATCGGTTTGCTACTGCTGTCGGGGTTGATAGCCCGTGAAACCAAGTTCTACCTCGACCGCGACCCGACACTGCGCGCAGACCGAGCAACGGTGGAGGAATTCATGGGCGAAAGCAGCGCCTCACGACGATAG
- a CDS encoding TetR/AcrR family transcriptional regulator codes for MSPSSAPRSATAGRIADSLIEIAVLRGMDAVSVRSVADRAEVSIGAVQHHFPTKRHMLSAAMERVSELVHLEYERILAECDDPLDALMAILTGALADTERARGLAIMWVQFSMLACHDEDARAWVERTTERTIAAVSELATAKYPHLDRMRERVQTLLGLVGGFTVQSASRWNPPGTPVVDLLKHAIHALLVEPATKGLKAQA; via the coding sequence ATGAGTCCCTCATCTGCCCCGAGGTCAGCGACCGCTGGCCGTATCGCGGACAGTCTGATTGAGATTGCTGTCCTGCGGGGGATGGATGCTGTCTCTGTGCGCAGCGTTGCTGATCGAGCTGAAGTATCGATCGGAGCAGTTCAGCACCATTTCCCAACAAAGCGCCACATGCTGTCCGCGGCGATGGAAAGAGTCTCCGAACTCGTTCATCTTGAATATGAGCGGATCCTGGCAGAGTGCGACGATCCCTTAGATGCCTTAATGGCGATCCTCACCGGTGCGTTAGCTGACACCGAACGGGCACGCGGCCTGGCGATAATGTGGGTTCAGTTTTCCATGCTGGCTTGCCACGACGAGGACGCGCGAGCCTGGGTGGAGCGGACCACAGAAAGAACCATTGCTGCCGTATCGGAACTTGCGACGGCGAAATATCCGCATCTTGACCGCATGCGAGAGCGAGTGCAGACACTCCTCGGTTTGGTTGGCGGCTTTACCGTGCAAAGCGCCTCCCGGTGGAACCCCCCGGGCACGCCGGTGGTCGATCTGCTGAAACATGCTATTCACGCCCTATTGGTGGAGCCTGCGACCAAGGGGCTAAAAGCTCAAGCCTGA
- a CDS encoding uroporphyrinogen-III synthase gives MKSSQHPDPDNGGGMSVEQARVLITRPAGRAEVLRELLADADIQADSCPFIDLKLAPEDERAKVSREAASGGFAWVALTSKTAVDALDFSWFARPNRWQPPHGKVGSDGKIATHMGTLPRIAAVGGATARAAERAGLSVALTGLGSAQALCEVFPPPAHPDEKVLLPTSAKAAYTLHDGLRALGYMVIRRHVYDTVPAEVPQPVLDRLRKGEYSAVVLTSGTAAQRLHALCPASTIRTIVIGEATKASAEALGLTVAAMASRPTDDALATAVREVVAHG, from the coding sequence GTGAAATCGTCGCAGCACCCTGACCCCGACAATGGAGGCGGAATGAGCGTTGAGCAGGCACGCGTACTGATCACTCGCCCCGCTGGGCGGGCCGAGGTGTTGCGAGAACTGCTGGCTGATGCTGACATCCAGGCTGATAGCTGTCCGTTTATTGACTTGAAGCTGGCTCCCGAGGATGAGCGGGCCAAGGTGAGTCGTGAAGCTGCCAGCGGTGGTTTTGCATGGGTTGCATTGACCAGTAAAACAGCTGTGGACGCCCTGGATTTCTCTTGGTTCGCTCGGCCCAACAGGTGGCAGCCTCCCCACGGGAAGGTCGGGAGCGATGGCAAGATTGCTACCCACATGGGGACGCTTCCTCGCATTGCCGCAGTTGGGGGGGCCACCGCGCGGGCCGCTGAACGGGCCGGACTCTCCGTAGCGCTGACAGGTCTCGGTTCGGCTCAGGCTCTTTGCGAGGTCTTCCCTCCCCCAGCTCACCCCGACGAGAAGGTTCTTCTGCCGACCTCTGCCAAAGCGGCGTATACGCTCCACGACGGGCTGAGGGCCCTGGGCTACATGGTGATCCGGCGGCATGTCTACGACACGGTGCCCGCCGAGGTACCGCAGCCGGTCCTCGATAGGCTTCGCAAGGGCGAGTATTCCGCGGTGGTGCTGACATCGGGCACAGCGGCTCAACGTCTGCACGCTCTCTGTCCGGCATCGACGATCCGCACCATCGTCATTGGCGAGGCCACCAAGGCGAGCGCCGAGGCGCTAGGACTCACGGTGGCAGCCATGGCGAGCCGTCCGACCGATGACGCACTCGCCACCGCTGTGCGCGAGGTCGTTGCCCACGGCTAG
- the hemB gene encoding porphobilinogen synthase, with amino-acid sequence MQLPIDRPRRLRSTGALRRLVREHRVRASDLVLPMFVREGADAPREISSMPGVLQHTLDSLVRAAVSATEAGVGGIMLFGVPLYKDAVGSGATDDDGILNVALRRLRSELGDATVLMSDLCLDEFTDHGHCGVLTEDGRVDNDATLLRYQQMALVQAEAGAHLLGPSGMMDGQVRIMRQALDAKGHQDVGIFAYTAKYASAFYGPFREAVDSSLTGDRRTYQQDPANGSEALRETALDLDEGADLLMVKPGLPYLDVLKDVCAISPVPVGSYQVSGEYAMIEAAAANGWIDRDRTILESLLAFRRAGASIVLTYYAAEVATWLRNGLPAHLEEFA; translated from the coding sequence ATGCAGTTGCCGATCGACCGACCTCGCCGGCTCCGCTCAACCGGCGCCCTACGACGCCTCGTGCGCGAGCACCGGGTCCGTGCATCCGATCTCGTCTTACCCATGTTCGTCCGAGAAGGCGCCGACGCCCCTCGTGAAATCTCCTCCATGCCCGGAGTCCTTCAGCACACACTGGACTCCCTCGTGCGCGCAGCCGTCAGCGCCACCGAAGCCGGAGTCGGTGGCATCATGCTTTTCGGAGTGCCGTTATACAAAGACGCCGTCGGCAGTGGCGCCACCGATGATGACGGCATCTTGAACGTGGCTCTGCGCCGCCTGCGCTCCGAACTCGGAGACGCCACCGTCCTCATGTCAGATCTATGCCTGGACGAGTTCACCGACCACGGTCATTGCGGCGTGCTCACCGAAGACGGCCGAGTAGACAATGACGCCACCCTCCTGCGCTATCAGCAAATGGCCCTGGTACAAGCAGAAGCAGGCGCACACCTGCTCGGGCCATCCGGAATGATGGATGGCCAAGTGCGCATCATGCGCCAAGCGCTCGATGCCAAAGGCCACCAGGACGTCGGCATTTTCGCCTACACCGCCAAATATGCCTCCGCGTTCTACGGGCCCTTCCGAGAAGCCGTGGACTCATCGCTGACGGGCGACCGCCGCACCTATCAGCAAGATCCCGCTAATGGGTCCGAAGCGCTGCGCGAGACCGCACTCGATCTCGACGAGGGGGCAGACCTCCTCATGGTGAAACCCGGGCTGCCCTATCTCGACGTACTCAAAGACGTCTGTGCAATCTCGCCTGTTCCCGTGGGCAGTTATCAGGTTTCCGGTGAATACGCGATGATCGAAGCCGCAGCCGCCAACGGCTGGATCGACCGAGACCGAACCATCTTGGAGTCGCTGCTCGCATTCCGCCGCGCCGGTGCAAGCATAGTTTTAACGTATTACGCCGCTGAGGTCGCCACTTGGCTCCGCAACGGTTTGCCAGCCCACCTGGAGGAATTCGCATGA